In Arthrobacter sp. CJ23, the genomic window CTACTACTCCACCGCCCGGCTGTGGGACGACGGCATCATCGACCCCGCGGACACCCGGCGCGTCCTGGGCCTGGCCCTGGACGTCGTCTCCCGCCAGCCCCTGCCCGATACCGCCTTCGGCCTTTTCAGGATGTGACCAGATGACTTCAGCTGACCGGAATTCCGGGGCGGCGGCACCGCCCTTCGACACCGTCCTGGTGGCCAACCGCGGCGAGATCGCCTGCCGCGTCATCCGCACCCTGCGCTCACTGGGCATCCGCTCCGTGGCCATCTACTCGGATGCGGACGCGTCCGCCAAGCACGTGGCCCTGGCGGACATGGCCGTAGGCATCGGCGGAACCGCCCCGTCCGAGAGCTACCTCCGCATCGACGCCATCATCGAAGCGTGCCGGCGGACCGGTGCGCAGGCCGTGCACCCCGGCTACGGCTTCCTGGCGGAAAACGTGGAGTTCGCCAAGGCCCTCGACGCTGCAGGGATCACCTTCATCGGCCCCGGCATCGAGGCCATCGACGTCATGGGCGACAAGATCCGCTCCAAGAACCACGTCATGGACTTCGGCGTTCCCTGCGTCCCGGGCATCGCCGAACCCGGGCTGAGCGACGAACAGCTGATCGCCGCGGCACCAGGCGTCGGCTTCCCGCTGCTGATCAAGCCCTCGGCCGGCGGCGGCGGCAAAGGCATGCACATCGTGGAACGGCCAGAGGACATGGCCGGGACCCTGCTGACGGCCCGCCGGGTGGCCGCCTCGGCCTTCGGCGACGACACCCTGTTCCTGGAGCGGCTCGTCCAGGCGCCGCGGCACATCGAGGTCCAGGTCCTGGCCGACAACCACGGCAATGTCATCCACCTCGGCGAGCGTGAGTGCTCCCTGCAGCGCCGCCACCAGAAAGTGATTGAGGAAGCGCCGTCGCCGCTTCTGGAGTCACTGAACGACGGCGGGGCCACCCGGGCGCGGGTCGGCGAGGCCGCCTGCAACGCCGCCCGCAGCGTCCACTACAGCGGCGCGGGCACCGTGGAATTCCTGGTTTCGGACAACGCCCCGGACGAGTTCTTTTTCATGGAGATGAACACCCGCCTGCAGGTGGAGCACCCCGTCACCGAAATGGTCACCGGCGTGGACCTGGTCGAATGGCAGGTGCGGATCGCCGCCGGCGAGGTCCTTACCGTGGCGCAGTCCGACGTCGTGCTCACCGGCCACGCCGTCGAGGGGCGCGTCTATGCGGAGGTCCCGGAACGCAACTTCATGCCGTCCATCGGCCAGGTCCTCGCCCTGGACGAGCGCGGCACCATGTTCGATGCCTCCGGCGTCGACTTCAACGACGGGCTGGACCCCGCCACGGCGGACGCGGACGTGCGGATCGACTCCGCCATGCGCCCGCGGCTGGACGTCACCGGCGACTACGACCCCATGCTCGCCAAGGTCATCGCCTGGGGGCCGGACCGCAAGGCCGCCCTCGACACGCTGGACAGCGCGCTGGGCCGCTACACGCTGCTCGGGCTGGACACCAACGTGGAGTACCTCCGCCTGCTGATCAACGACGGCGACGTCCGGGCCGGGCACCTGGACACCGGCCTCATCGAGCGGAAGCTGCCCGAGCTGGAGTTCCGGCACGCCGGCGACGCGGAGCTGATCGCCGTGGCCATGACCGCCTGGCTGGACCGTGAAGGTTCCGCGCTGGCGGGCGACGCCTGGCGCACCCCGGACGCCTGGCGGGTGGGCGGCCGTGCCCCCTGGACCGTCAGCCTGGGCCTGGCCGGCGGAACCGTCTCCACGGTGTCCGTGGTTGCGCCCGGCGGGCTTCGGCGCGGCGAATCCCGGCAGGGCCACGCCCTGGTCCGGGTGGACGGCGGGCCCGGGCACCGGGTGCTGGTACTCGGCCGCTCCTCCTCCAGCGTCGACCTGGAGATCGACGGCGGCCGGGTCCGGTTCGCCCTCGGGCTGGCCACGGCTTCCGGCGGGAAGGGGGGAACCCGTGGCGTCCGGGAGGTCTTCCTCGGAAACGACGGCTGGTCCTGCCGCGTCGAGATCCTGGACCGCGAAACCCGGCTGCAGCGTCTCCTGGCCGGCATCCAGCGGGAGGAAGGCGTGGCCGATCCCGAGGTCCGCTCACCCATGCCCGGCACAGTGGTCTCCGTCTCCGTGGCCAATGGCGATGCCGTGGAGGCCGGGCAGGTCCTGCTCGCGGTGGAGGCCATGAAGATGGAGCACCAGCTGGTGGCTTCCGTGTCCGGCACCGTGCACCTGAGCATCAAGACGGGAGACCTGGTGAAGGCCGATCAGGTCCTCGCCACCATCCATGTGCCGGAAGGCACGCCCGAAGCGGCAGCCAACACCAGCACAGCAGCCAACACCAGTGCGTCCAGCGACGCCGAGAACGACAAGGAAGTCTGACCGTGGTCAATTTTGAACTCAGCGAGGAATACCAGGACCTCAGCGACTCCGTTCGTGAGTTTGCCGACGAAGTGGTTGCTCCCGTTTCCGCCAAGCACGACGAGGAACACAGCTTCCCCTACGACGTGATCAAGCAGATGGGCGAGATGGGCCTGTTCGGCCTCCCGTTCCCGGAGGAGCTCGGCGGCATGGGCGGGGACTTCTTCGCGCTGTCCCTGGCCCTGGAGCAGCTGGGCCGCGTGGACCAGTCCGTGGCCATCACCCTGGAAGCGGGCGTTTCCCTGGGTGCCATGCCCGTCTACCGCTTCGGCACCCAGGCACAGAAGGAGGAATGGCTGCCCCAGCTGGCCACGGGACAGGCACTGGCCGGTTTCGGCCTGACGGAGCCGGAGGCGGGCTCGGACGCCGGCGGCACCAAGACGCATGCGCACCTCGAGGACGGCCAGTGGGTGATCAACGGCAACAAGGAGTTCATCACCAACTCCGGAACCGACATCACCCGGCTCGTGACGGTCACCGCCGTCACCGGCCAGCACCAGCGCAAGGACGGCAGCATCAAGAAGGAAATCTCCACCATCCTGGTGCCCACCGACACGCCCGGCTTCAAGGCCGAAAAGGCCTACAACAAGGTGGGCTGGAACGCCTCGGACACGCACCCGCTGAGTTTGGCCGACGTGCGTGTCCCGGAGGCCAACCTCCTCGGCCAGCAGGGCCGCGGCTACGCCAACTTCCTGTCCATCCTGGACGAGGGCCGCATCGCCATCGCCGCCCTGGCCACCGGTGCGGCGCAGGGCTGCGTGGACCTCTCCGTCAAATATGCCAAGGAGCGCAGCGCCTTCGGCCAGAACATCGGCAAGTACCAGGCCATCCAGTTCAAGATCGCGCGCATGCAGGCACGTGCCCACTCGGCGCGCCTGGCCTACTACGACGCGGCCGCCCGGATGCTGGCCGGCAAGCCGTTCAAGACCGAGGCCGCCATCGCTAAGATGATCGCAGGTGAGGCAGCCATGGACAACGCGCGGGACGCCACCCAGGTGTTCGGCGGCTATGGCTTCATCAACGAATTCACGGTGGCCCGCCACTACCGCGACTCCAAGATCCTTGAGGTCGGTGAGGGCACCACCGAGGTCCAGCTGATGCTCATCGCTCGGGATCTCGGGCTGTAGTACCGGACTGTAGTGCCCTTCCGGTCCCGGCGGCCACCGCCGCCGGGACCGGGCCCCGGCTGGAAGGATCGACGATGATTGACAAGGTGGTAGCCAGCGCCGCGGACGCGGTGAAGGACATCCCCGACGGCGCCTCGCTCGCCGTCGGCGGTTTCGGCTTGTGCGGCATCCCGGTGGCGCTGATCGACGCGCTCCATCAGCAGGGCACCCGCAACCTTGAGACGGTCAGCAACAACTGCGGCGTGGACGACTGGGGGCTGGGCATCCTGCTCAAGGACGGCCGCATCCGCCGCACCGTCAGCTCCTACGTGGGCGAGAACAAGGAGTTCGCCCGCCAGTACCTGGCCGGGGAGCTCGAAGTCGTCCTCACCCCGCAGGGCACCCTGGCCGAGAAGCTCCGGGCCGGCGGTGCCGGCATCCCGGCGTTCTTCACCGCGGCGGGCGTCGGGACCCAGGTGTCCGAGGGAGGATTGCCGCAAAAGTACGACGCCGGAGGTGCCGTGGCGATCGCCTCCTCGCCCAAGGAAGTGCGCACCTTCAACGGGGCCGACTACGTGCTGGAAGAGTCCCTGACGCCCGACTTCGGACTGGTCCACGCCTGGAAGGGGGACCGGCACGGCAACCTCGTCTTCCATGCCACCGCGATGAACTTCAACCCGCTCTGCGCCATGGCCGGCAAGGTCACCATCGCCGAGGTCGAGGAACTCGTGGAACCGGGGGAGCTGGACCCGGAACACATCCACGTCCCCGGCATCTTCGTGCAGCGCATAGTCCTCGCCCCGGATGCCGAGAAGCGCATCGAGAAGAGGACGGTGGCGCTGGCCGCGGCCACGTCAGGCACCCCCGAACAGGCAGGAGCATAGCCATGGAACCGAACAGCCTCCAGGATGTCCCGCCCCGACCCGAAGCCGTCAGGCACGAATACCGGCGCGCCGCCGTCGAGCATCCGGAGACGAAAGGCTGGACCCGCAACGAACTGGCCGCCCGGGTGGCTCAGGAGCTCAGCAACGGCCAGTACGTCAACCTGGGCATCGGCATGCCCACGCTCATTCCCAACTACATTCCCGCCGGCGTGGAAGTGGTGCTGCACTCGGAGAACGGCATCCTGGGCGTCGGGCCCTACCCGGCGGAAGACGCCGTCGATCCTGACCTCATCAACGCCGGCAAGGAGACCGTCACCGTCAACAAAGGCGCGGCGTTCTTCGACTCCTCGCTGTCCTTCGGCATGATCCGCGGCGGGCACGTGGATGTGGCCGTGCTGGGCGCCATGGAGGTCGCCGCCAACGGGGACCTCGCCAACTGGATGATCCCCGGCAAGATGGTCAAGGGGATGGGCGGCGCCATGGACCTGGTGTTCGGAGCCAAGAAAGTCATAGTGATGATGGAGCATGTGGACCGGAACGGCAATCCGAAGATCGTGGAGCGCTGCACCCTGCCGCTCACGGGCAAGGGCTGCGTGGACCGGATCATCACCGATCTTGCGGTGATCGATGTGACCCCCAACGGGCTGGTCCTGCGTGAACTCGCCCCCAACGTGTCGATTGAAGAGCTTGCCGCTGCCACCGGTGCGGAGCTCTTCGAAGAAGACCAGGAGTTGACCGTATGACGGCGCCGGAAGCACTGCAACCGGAACAGCAGCCTCTGCCACAGCAGCGAGTGATCGAACAGCGCGGCCTGTACTTCGACGAGCTCGAGGAAGGCGTGGTCTACGCCCACCGCCCCGGCCGTACCGTCACCGAAACGGACAATGTCCTGTTCACCACCATGACCATGAATACCCAGGCCCTGCACTTGGACGCCGCCTGGAGCGCCGGCCAGCCCTTCGGCCAGCGGCTGATGAACTCCATGTTCACGCTCGCCACATTGGTGGGGCAGTCCGTGCCCCAGCTGACCCAGGGCACCATCATCGCCCAGCTGGGACTGGAGAGCGTCACGTTCCCGCACCCGCTCTACCACGGCGATACGCTGTACACGGAGACGGTGGTCACCGGGAAGCGGGCTTCGGAATCGCGTCCCGGCCAGGGCATCGTGACCATGCAGCACACCGGGCGGAACCAGCACGGGGATGTGGTGGCGCTGGCCACCAGGAAATGCCTCATGTGGATGAAGGACGCCCACCAGGCCTCGGCGGCCGCCCCGCGCGAGACCAACTAGACACCATCACAGACACAACATTCAAGGATCCGCGATGCCTCCCTCTGAGCCCGATACCGCCTTCACCGAGGCGGCATTCACCATGGGCCCCGCCCTGCTCTTTTGCCCCGCGGACCGGCCCGAGCGCTTTGGCAAAGCAGCCGGGCGCTCCGACGCCGTCATCCTGGACCTCGAGGACGCCGTCGCGCCGGCGGACAAGCAGCGGGCGCGCGGCGCCATCCTCGCGCAGGTGGGATCGGAGGGGGAGGCCGCCGAACTGGATCCCAGCCGCACCATCGTCCGGGTCAACCCGGCAGGCACGGAGGACTTCGCCAAGGACCTGCACTGCCTCGCGCACACCCCGTACCGCACCGTGATGCTCGCCAAGGCCGAAAGCGCCGCGCAGCTGAAGCAACTCGAAGGCTACCGGGTGGTTGCCCTGTGCGAAACGGCCAAAGGCATCGTCAACGCGGCCGCCATCGCGGCCGAGCCGAACGTCGTCGCCCTGATGTGGGGAGCGGAGGACCTGATCGCCTCGCTGGGCGGAACGTCCAGCAGGACCGACGACGGCGGGTACCGTGCCGTCGCGCTGAACGCCCGTTCCGCCGTCCTCCTGGCGGCGAAGGCCGCCGGCAAGGAGGCCGTGGACGCCGTCTACGTCAACATCCCCGATCTTGAAGGATTGGCGGCCGAATCCCGCGACGCCGTGGCGAGCGGCTTCGGCGTCAAGGCCTGCATCCACCCGAACCAGGTGGCGGTGGTCCGCGAGGCCTATGCTCCTTCCGCTGAGGCCGTGGCCGGGGCCCGGGAGCTCCTTGACGTGGCCGCAGCGGCGGGCAGCGGGGTCTTCCAGTTCAAGGGCAAGATGATCGACGGCCCCATCCTCAAGCACGCCGAGGCAACCCTGCGCCGGGCAGGCCGTTAGGCCCGCACGGTTTCGGCCACGGTTGCCAGCTCCACCAAGGCCGGCCGCGCGGCCGTGCTCTTAATGGCTATTGACTGGCCGCTCTTCGCGGATTCGAGCACCGACTCCATGACCTCCAGGGCGTGGAAGGCCAGTTCGCCGCCGGCGCGTGGCTCCTGCCCGGCCGGAGTGGCTGCGAGGTCGGCGATGCCAAAGCCCCTTCCGGAGTCAACATAGCCGGCAGAGACGGGGAGCGTCTCCCAATCCTGGGCGCCGAGCGCAAAGAGCTGCACGTCGCCGTCGAAATGGTTGGGATCCGGCACAATGAGCGAGCCGGACTCCCCGTGGATCTCGATGTTGGGGCTCTTGGTCTGGGCGGCGTCGAAACTCATGAACAGCGTGGACAAGGCCCCGGAAGCGTGAACCAGGATGCCTGTTACGTGCGAATCAATCTCCACAGGCACCTTTTGCCCCTCGCGCGGCCCGGAACCGATGGTACGTTCGCTGCGCGTGTGGCTGGCGGCGCCCACCACCGACACCACAGGTCCAAGCAAGGTGACAAGCGCGGAGACGTAGTACGGGCCCATGTCCAGCAGCGGTCCGCCGCCGGGCTGGTAGTAGAAGTCCGGGTTCGGGTGCCAGCGTTCGTGGCCCGGTGTTGCCATGGTGGCGGTGGCCGAAACCGGTGCCCCGATCAGGCCGTCGTCGATCGCCTTGCGCGCTGTTTGGATCCCGGTGCCCAGGACGGTGTCCGGCGCACAGCCGACCACCACTCCCGCAGCCTTGGCGGCATCGAGCACTTGCCGTGCTTCCGCGGTTGTAGCCGCCAGCGGCTTTTCGCCGTAGACCGACTTGCCGGCAGAGATCGCTTTGAGGGCGATGTCAGCGTGCGCGGCCGGGATGGTGAGGTTCAGCACGAGTTCGACGTCGGCGGCCGCCAGCAGCTCGTCCACGGACAGCGCGCGGACGCCGTCGTAGGAGTCGGCAACTGCCTGGGCACGGACGGGATCGAGATCGGCGACGGCCACCAGATTAATGGCGTCGAGCCGCCTGAAGTTCGCCAGGTACTGGGCGATGATGGCGCCGCAGCCGATGATTCCTACGTTTAGCGGCTTGCCCACAGCATGCCCCTTTCGATGATGGTGCGGACGTTGCTGTCCTGGAGGATTTCCACCCGGTGGCCCGGGGTGGAGACGAAGATCTTTCCCTTGCCCCATTGCCTGGTCCAGATGGCGGGGGAGGTGACCTCGCGATGCCATGGGTCCCATTCCCGGACCTTTTGGGTGGTGGTGGCCAGGACGTCGATGTAGTCATCGGCCAGGACCCAGTACTGCTCGGTGACGAGGTCGAAGTCGCCGATTCCCTGCGTGATGGGGTGCCCGGCCGCCGCGGGGAGCATGTTTACGGTGTAGGGGACGTAGTTGTCCGACTGTTCACCGGTCTGTTCGTCAGCGTGCTTGCCGGGGTGGCAGGCGAACTGGCCGCCGATCAAGTGCAGATAGTCCGAAGTGTTGCGGTAGGAATCGGCGATGCCGCCGTGCCAGCCGGCCAGTCCGGTGCCGTTTTCGACGGCGGTGCGGAGCCCCTCGAACTCGTCCTTCTCGATGGTGGACATCGTCATGCACTGCACGATGAGGTCCACGCCTGCCATGTAGTCCGGATCGGCGTAGATCTTGGGTGATTCCTCCACCCGGACCTCGTAGCCGTTGGCCGTCAAGTAGGGGATGAACAGCTCGGTGGCTTCCACCGGTTGGTGTCCGTCCCATCCGCCGCGGACCACCAGGGCAGTCTTGTTGTTGCTTGTCATGGTTTCCTTCGTATCGGGGTGTATGCGTTTGAGTCGATGTGGTGGATCAGCGCGCGGCGAAGGCCGCGTCGAAAGCAGCGACCGGTGGCTTGATGGCGGCCAGTTCCCGGACCATCTCCAGCGCTTGGGGAGCGCCGATCAGCCGGTCCATTCCGGCGTCTTCCCATTCGATGCTGGTGGGGCCTTGGTAGCCGATCGCATTGAGTGTGCGGAAGATCGGCTCCCAGTTCACGTCGCCGTGGCCAGCAGTCACGAAATCCCAGCCGCGTCGGGGATCCGCCCAGGGCAAGTGGGATCCGAGGCGGCCGTTGCGGCCATTGAGTTGGCGGACGGACTCCTTGACGTGGACGTGGAAGATCCGGTCTGCGAAGTCCTGGAGGAACATGACGGGATCCAGGTCCTGCCAGATGAAGTGTGAGGGGTCGAAGTTCAGGCCGAAGTTCGCCCGGTGCCCGATCGCCTCAAGGGTGCGTTTGGCGGTCCAGTAGTCGTAGGCGATCTCCGAAGGGTGGACCTCCAGAGCGAAACGGACCCCCACTTCGTCGAACACGTCCATGATGGGGTTCCAGCGATCTGCGAAGTCCTGGTAGCCGCGTTCGATCATGGCTTCCGAGGCCGGCGGGAACATAGCGACGCACTTCCAGATGGACGAGCCAGTGAAACCCGTGACGGTGTTGACGCCGAGCCTTGCCGCGGCGCGGGCTGTGGTCTTCATGGCTTCGGCGGCCCGTGTGCGGACCCCTTCCGGATCACCGTTGCCCCACACCTCGGCGGAAAGGATGTCCCGGTGGCGTTCGTCGATGGGATCGTCACAGACGGCCTGGCCGGTGAGGTGGTTGGCGATGGCATGCACCGTCAGCTTGTGTTTGTCCAGGATCTCGAGCTTGCCCTGCAAGTAGGCATCGTCCTCGAGGATGCGTTGCGGATCGAGATGGTCGCCCCAGCAGGCGATCTCGAGGCCGTCAAAGCCCCACTCGCCTGCGAGCCTGGCTACCTCCTCAAACGGGAGGTCGGCCCACTGGCCGGTGAAGAGAGTGATGGGTCGCGTCATGGTCATTCCTTTCAGACGTGCTGCCAGCGGCTTGAATTGTCTGCGCTTGCCTCGACGGCGGCCAGTACCTTTTGCACCTGCAAGGCGTCGGCGAACGACGGCGAGGGCTGCTCGCCACCGCCGATGGCGGTCACCAGGTCAACCACTTGGTGGGTGAATCCATGCTCGTAGCCGAGTCCGTGTCCGGTGGGCCACCAGTTGCCGGTGTAGGGGTGGGACGGCTCGGTGACCATGATCTTGCGGAAGCCGGCGTCCGGTTCCTGGGCGGAATCGTAGAACTGCAGGGAGTTCATGTCTTCGAAGTCGAAGGCGAGCGATCCCTTGGTGCCGTTGAGTTCCAGGCGCATGGCGTTCTTGCGGCCCAGGGCAAAGCGGGTGGCTTCGAAGACACCGACCGGACCTGAGGAAGGACCGCCGCCGGCGGCAGCACCGCCGTCGGGCGCTCCCTCAAATCGCGCGGTGAACAGCGCTGCGTCGTCCACGGTGACCGGCCCCCGGGGGCCGTCAGATCCGCCGTGCCCGCCCAACCCCACGAAGTCTCCACCCAAGGGGCGTTCCTTCACGAAGGTCTCCAGCAGGGCCGAGACGCCCGTGATGTTCCGGCCGGTGATCCACTGGGCGGCGTCGATGCTGTGGGCGCCGATGTCGCCCAGGGAGCCGGACCCGGATTTGGCCTTATCCAGCCGCCAGGTGAGCGGCGCATCAGCGTCGCTGAGCCAGTCCTGCAAGTACTGCGCCCGGATATGCCGGAGCTCGCCCAGCCGGCCGTCGTCAACCATCCGCTTTGCCAGGGCCAACGCCGGGGTGCGGCGGTAGCTGAATCCGCACATGGACAACACGCCCCGGGCAGCGGCGGCCTCAGCGGCAGCCACCATCCGTTCCGCCTCTTCCACGGAGTTGGCCAGGGGCTTTTCGCACAGGACGTGCTTGCCGGCCTCGAGCGCCGCGATGGCGATCTCGGCGTGGGTGTTCCCGGGCGTGCAGATGTCGACCAGGTCGATGTCGTCGCGCTCCATCAGGCGGCGCCAGTCCGTTTCCACGGAATCCCAGCCGAACTTACGGGCCGCAGCACGGACGCCTTCTTCGTTGCGCCCAGCCACCGCTGTCAGTTCCGGGGCGAGCGGGAGGTCGAAGAACCGCGGCGCGGTCCGCCAGGCGTGGGAGTGGGCGGCACCCATGAAGGCGTAGCCGACCATGCCTACGCGCAGGGGTTTTGTTTGTGACATGGGGTTCCTTTCTACTTGCTGAAGCCTGCGGTGAGGCCGCTGACCAATTGGCGGCGTCCAAGGACGTAAATCACCAGGATTGGCAGCGTGCTGAGCACCACGGATGCAAGAACTGCCGGGATGTTGACACTGAACTCGCCTTGGAAGGTCCACAGCGCCAGCGGGAGGACACGCAATTCAGGGCTCTGGGTGAGTACCAGGGGGAGCAGGAAGCCATTCCAGACGTGCAAGCCGTTGTAAATTGCCACGGTTACTATTGCCGGCCGGGTCAGGGGTAGAGCCAACCGCCACATGGTCTGCCATTCGCTGCAGCCGTCCAGCCGCATTGACTCGAACAACTCGTTGGGGACATCCCGGATGAAGTTGGACAGGATCAGTACCGTCAGGGGTATGGCGAACGCAATGGACGGAAGCATGATGGCCAAGATGCTGTCATACAAATTCAGCCGGATGATCATCAAGTAGATCGGAATGATCGTCGCTTGGAGCGGAATCGCCAAGCCCATGAGGAACATTCCATTGACAAACTTCAGGTAACGGCCGTGTCCCCGAACGATCGCGAAGGCAGCCATGAAGGAAATCAGGACGGTGGGGATCACTGATCCCAGTGTGACGATCACGCTGTTCATGAAATACGCCGCGAAGTTGGCCTCAAGAACCAGTTGGTAGTTCTCCAGAGTTGGTGCCGTCGGGGGAGCAAGCGGGTTCTGGCCGAAGTACCCCTCCGATGTCTTCAGGCTGGTGATGACGATGTAATACACCGGAACGATAATGACGGCCAGCCATATCCAGCCGCCGAGACCTCCGGGGATGTTGAGCCGCTTGACCCGTGTGCCGAGGGATTGCCGGGCCTTGACCGAATGGGCCGGGGGATTGTCGGGTGCGGCCTTCCGATCGCTTTTCAGGACAGTGCTCACCTTACAAACCTTCCAATTGGCTGCCTTGCTTGTCCTTGCCCCCAAGGCGTTGGAGGAACAAGGCAAGTGCAAGGCCTATGACGACGAGGATGACGGCGATGACGCTTGCTGGTCCCATCAGGTTTGCCCGGAAGCCGCGTAGA contains:
- a CDS encoding carbohydrate ABC transporter permease; this encodes MSTVLKSDRKAAPDNPPAHSVKARQSLGTRVKRLNIPGGLGGWIWLAVIIVPVYYIVITSLKTSEGYFGQNPLAPPTAPTLENYQLVLEANFAAYFMNSVIVTLGSVIPTVLISFMAAFAIVRGHGRYLKFVNGMFLMGLAIPLQATIIPIYLMIIRLNLYDSILAIMLPSIAFAIPLTVLILSNFIRDVPNELFESMRLDGCSEWQTMWRLALPLTRPAIVTVAIYNGLHVWNGFLLPLVLTQSPELRVLPLALWTFQGEFSVNIPAVLASVVLSTLPILVIYVLGRRQLVSGLTAGFSK